Proteins from a single region of Takifugu rubripes chromosome 4, fTakRub1.2, whole genome shotgun sequence:
- the LOC115249623 gene encoding piggyBac transposable element-derived protein 3-like isoform X1: MMTTLSQKQILTTCASSGRKQQLVVSGPESRQHTAGNSVLKAPLFESTPRSSCRTRHEADGSNDGPEEPTTGPSPNPKQGQSYKGRGMRWRAAPFMPNLLDFTNEDETEHERNGWTPLNYVEQYINHNLIKNIADCTNAMSLSRSGDLLRTSMDEVYHFFGACILMSCLPYPKIRMYWSRSISVSPITERFTRDRFFRLRQSLKVLIDDDVPEDLRKRDKFWKVRPFVNRILQGCRSQARPESVSIDEQMIPFTGACPCRQYLPMKPNPVGIKNFVCATTDGIVLDFDLYQGSAALREQVEEPEGLGLGSLVMARLCQTLHRGTKVYCDRLFTSIQGAEQMLRKELYLTGTVMKNRVTAAVQKLPTDKAMQTSGRGTSREVSSEDGQLCIVKWFDNKPVLMISAVHGTQPEDTCQCWDKKQKKYLSVSRPCIVREYNMKMGGVDLIDRMISYYRMSSRTKKWTIRMLMHFTDLALANSWLLYRKDLKTCGAPRKSIMQFLEFRMDVARTFLAQHHSQEEDADSPGLSDDDSSESKKHPVLAVPHVSVRRRANAHLPEMLNLKNAARCRAAGCTGRTRVRCVTCKVFLCVQTERNCFLEFHK; this comes from the exons ATGATGACGACATTGTCACAGAAACAAATTTTAACCACGTGTGCCAGCAGCGGCAGAAAACAGC AACTGGTTGTCTCAGGACCCGAGAGCAGGCAACACACAGCGGGGAATAGTGTCCTAAAAGCGCCTTTATTCGAAAGCACTCCCAGGAGTAGCTGCCGAACTCGGCATGAGGCTGATGGCTCGAATGATGGCCCAGAAGAGCCAACAACAGGACCAAGCCCTAATCCCAAGCAGGGACAATCTTAtaaag GACGTGGAATGCGCTGGAGGGCAGCTCCATTTATGCCCaacctcctggatttcaccaaTGAGGATGAAACGGAGCATGAACGGAATGGCTGGACTCCACTGAACTATGTGGAGCAGTACATCAATCACAATTTGATCAAAAACATAGCTGACTGCACCAACGCTATGTCACTGAGTAGGAGTGGGGACCTACTCAGAACATCAATGGATGAGGTGTACCATTTTTTTGGTGCCTGTATCCTGATGTCCTGTCTCCCGTACCCCAAAATACGGATgtactggtccaggtccatcagcgTCAGTCCCATAACAGAAAGATTCACGCGGGACAGATTTTTCAGGCTGAGGCAATCATTAAAAGTCCTGATTGACGATGATGTGCCAGAAGACCTCAGGAAGCGGGACAAATTTTGGAAGGTGCGACCTTTCGTCAATAGGATTTTGCAAGGCTGCAGGTCTCAGGCTCGGCCTGAATCTGTATCCATTGACGAACAAATGATTCCCTTCACAGGAGCCTGTCCATGTAGGCAGTATTTGCCCATGAAGCCGAACCCTGTGGGCATTAAGAACTTTGTTTGTGCCACAACGGATGGCATTGTGCTGGACTTCGACCTCTATCAAGGTTCAGCTGCTTTGCGTGAGCAGGTCGAAGAACCAGAGGGTCTGGGTTTGGGGAGTTTAGTCATGGCTCGTCTGTGTCAAACTCTGCATCGTGGCACAAAAGTTTATTGTGACCGGCTCTTCACCAGCATCCAAGGTGCGGAGCAAATGCTGAGGAAGGAGCTGTACCTTACCGGTACAGTAATGAAGAACCGGGTCACTGCAGCGGTGCAGAAGTTACCCACAGACAAAGCCATGCAAACTTCCGGAAGAGGAACTTCCAGAGAAGTTTCGAGTGAAGACGGACAGCTGTGTATTGTTAAGTGGTTTGACAACAAACCCGTTTTAATGATCTCAGCTGTCCATGGGACACAGCCTGAGGATACCTGCCAGTGCTgggataaaaaacaaaaaaaatatctgtctgtctcccgACCATGTATTGTTCGGGAGTACAATATGAAAATGGGTGGAGTTGACCTGATCGACCGCATGATCAGCTATTATCGCATGAGCAGCCGTACAAAAAAATGGACAATTAGGATGCTCATGCACTTCACAGATCTGGCTCTAGCCAACAGCTGGCTACTGTATAGGAAAGATCTGAAAACGTGTGGTGCACCAAGGAAGAGCATCATGCAGTTCCTGGAGTTCCGCATGGACGTGGCCAGGACCTTCTTGGCCCAGCATCACAGCcaagaagaggatgcagactCTCCAGGGCTGTCAGATGATGACTCTTCCGAAAGTAAAAAACACCCAGTGCTGGCAGTTCCCCATGTGTCCGTCCGCAGGAGGGCGAATGCACATCTCCCAGAGATGCTAAATTTGAAGAATGCTGCacggtgcagagcagcaggctgcacagggAGAACCCGGGTGCGTTGTGTGACCTGCAAGGTGTTCctgtgtgtacaaactgagCGCAACTGTTTTTTAGAATTTCATAAGTAg
- the LOC115249623 gene encoding piggyBac transposable element-derived protein 3-like isoform X2 encodes MRWRAAPFMPNLLDFTNEDETEHERNGWTPLNYVEQYINHNLIKNIADCTNAMSLSRSGDLLRTSMDEVYHFFGACILMSCLPYPKIRMYWSRSISVSPITERFTRDRFFRLRQSLKVLIDDDVPEDLRKRDKFWKVRPFVNRILQGCRSQARPESVSIDEQMIPFTGACPCRQYLPMKPNPVGIKNFVCATTDGIVLDFDLYQGSAALREQVEEPEGLGLGSLVMARLCQTLHRGTKVYCDRLFTSIQGAEQMLRKELYLTGTVMKNRVTAAVQKLPTDKAMQTSGRGTSREVSSEDGQLCIVKWFDNKPVLMISAVHGTQPEDTCQCWDKKQKKYLSVSRPCIVREYNMKMGGVDLIDRMISYYRMSSRTKKWTIRMLMHFTDLALANSWLLYRKDLKTCGAPRKSIMQFLEFRMDVARTFLAQHHSQEEDADSPGLSDDDSSESKKHPVLAVPHVSVRRRANAHLPEMLNLKNAARCRAAGCTGRTRVRCVTCKVFLCVQTERNCFLEFHK; translated from the coding sequence ATGCGCTGGAGGGCAGCTCCATTTATGCCCaacctcctggatttcaccaaTGAGGATGAAACGGAGCATGAACGGAATGGCTGGACTCCACTGAACTATGTGGAGCAGTACATCAATCACAATTTGATCAAAAACATAGCTGACTGCACCAACGCTATGTCACTGAGTAGGAGTGGGGACCTACTCAGAACATCAATGGATGAGGTGTACCATTTTTTTGGTGCCTGTATCCTGATGTCCTGTCTCCCGTACCCCAAAATACGGATgtactggtccaggtccatcagcgTCAGTCCCATAACAGAAAGATTCACGCGGGACAGATTTTTCAGGCTGAGGCAATCATTAAAAGTCCTGATTGACGATGATGTGCCAGAAGACCTCAGGAAGCGGGACAAATTTTGGAAGGTGCGACCTTTCGTCAATAGGATTTTGCAAGGCTGCAGGTCTCAGGCTCGGCCTGAATCTGTATCCATTGACGAACAAATGATTCCCTTCACAGGAGCCTGTCCATGTAGGCAGTATTTGCCCATGAAGCCGAACCCTGTGGGCATTAAGAACTTTGTTTGTGCCACAACGGATGGCATTGTGCTGGACTTCGACCTCTATCAAGGTTCAGCTGCTTTGCGTGAGCAGGTCGAAGAACCAGAGGGTCTGGGTTTGGGGAGTTTAGTCATGGCTCGTCTGTGTCAAACTCTGCATCGTGGCACAAAAGTTTATTGTGACCGGCTCTTCACCAGCATCCAAGGTGCGGAGCAAATGCTGAGGAAGGAGCTGTACCTTACCGGTACAGTAATGAAGAACCGGGTCACTGCAGCGGTGCAGAAGTTACCCACAGACAAAGCCATGCAAACTTCCGGAAGAGGAACTTCCAGAGAAGTTTCGAGTGAAGACGGACAGCTGTGTATTGTTAAGTGGTTTGACAACAAACCCGTTTTAATGATCTCAGCTGTCCATGGGACACAGCCTGAGGATACCTGCCAGTGCTgggataaaaaacaaaaaaaatatctgtctgtctcccgACCATGTATTGTTCGGGAGTACAATATGAAAATGGGTGGAGTTGACCTGATCGACCGCATGATCAGCTATTATCGCATGAGCAGCCGTACAAAAAAATGGACAATTAGGATGCTCATGCACTTCACAGATCTGGCTCTAGCCAACAGCTGGCTACTGTATAGGAAAGATCTGAAAACGTGTGGTGCACCAAGGAAGAGCATCATGCAGTTCCTGGAGTTCCGCATGGACGTGGCCAGGACCTTCTTGGCCCAGCATCACAGCcaagaagaggatgcagactCTCCAGGGCTGTCAGATGATGACTCTTCCGAAAGTAAAAAACACCCAGTGCTGGCAGTTCCCCATGTGTCCGTCCGCAGGAGGGCGAATGCACATCTCCCAGAGATGCTAAATTTGAAGAATGCTGCacggtgcagagcagcaggctgcacagggAGAACCCGGGTGCGTTGTGTGACCTGCAAGGTGTTCctgtgtgtacaaactgagCGCAACTGTTTTTTAGAATTTCATAAGTAg